The following are encoded in a window of Rhizobium sp. 11515TR genomic DNA:
- the cysE gene encoding serine O-acetyltransferase — MVAATDIRQVEGLGGVKVMDPIWDSMREEARAAAEKDPLLAAFLYSTIINHRSLEECVIYRICERLDHPDMQAILLRQTFEEMLADWPEWGSILRVDIQAVYDRDPACLRFLEPVLYFKGFHALQTHRLAHWLHNRGRRDFALYLQSRSSSVFQTDINPAARIGKGIFLDHATGLVVGETAVIGDNVSILHGVTLGGTGKEGSDRHPKIAHGVLIGAGAKILGNIQIGHCSRIAAGSVVLKEVPAKTTVAGVPAKVVGEAGCSEPSRSMDQLLAEQLVVDQIMGAGI, encoded by the coding sequence ATGGTCGCAGCAACGGATATTCGCCAGGTAGAAGGCTTGGGCGGAGTGAAGGTCATGGACCCGATCTGGGACAGCATGCGCGAGGAAGCACGCGCGGCTGCCGAAAAGGATCCTCTCCTTGCCGCCTTCCTCTATTCGACGATCATCAATCACCGTTCGCTGGAAGAATGCGTTATCTATCGCATCTGCGAGCGCCTCGACCATCCGGACATGCAGGCTATTCTCCTGAGGCAGACCTTTGAGGAAATGCTCGCCGACTGGCCGGAATGGGGATCGATTCTGCGTGTCGATATCCAGGCCGTTTACGATCGCGATCCCGCTTGCCTGCGGTTCCTGGAGCCTGTCCTCTATTTCAAGGGTTTCCATGCGCTGCAGACGCACCGGCTTGCGCATTGGCTCCATAATCGCGGCCGCCGCGATTTCGCGCTCTATCTGCAGAGCCGCTCCTCCAGCGTTTTCCAGACTGACATCAATCCGGCGGCGCGCATCGGCAAGGGCATCTTCCTCGATCACGCGACCGGCCTTGTCGTAGGCGAAACGGCTGTGATCGGCGATAACGTCTCGATCCTGCACGGGGTCACGCTCGGCGGCACCGGCAAGGAAGGCAGCGACCGCCATCCGAAGATCGCCCACGGCGTCCTGATCGGGGCGGGAGCAAAAATTCTCGGCAATATCCAGATCGGTCATTGCTCGCGGATCGCCGCCGGCTCGGTGGTGCTGAAGGAAGTGCCCGCCAAGACGACCGTTGCCGGCGTTCCGGCCAAGGTGGTCGGAGAAGCAGGGTGTTCGGAACCATCACGCTCTATGGATCAGCTGCTTGCCGAGCAATTGGTCGTGGATCAGATCATGGGCGCGGGAATTTAG
- a CDS encoding DUF3126 family protein, which produces MKPEEIKKLDAYFKRTFNPQVVVKARPRKNDSAEVYLGEEFLGVVYIDDEDGDRSYNFSMAILDVDL; this is translated from the coding sequence GTGAAGCCTGAAGAAATCAAGAAACTCGACGCCTATTTCAAGCGCACGTTCAACCCGCAGGTCGTGGTGAAGGCCCGCCCGCGCAAGAACGATTCTGCGGAAGTCTATCTCGGCGAAGAGTTTCTGGGTGTCGTCTATATCGACGACGAAGATGGCGACCGCTCCTATAATTTCTCGATGGCCATTCTGGACGTCGATCTCTGA
- a CDS encoding phasin family protein gives MFNFDEANKKGKEAMDTALKSYSDVTKGFQAIAAEAAEYSKKSFQDGVAHFETLAGVKSFEAAFELQSSYVKSSYENFIAEATKLGEMYADLAKTAYKPYEAPVAAATKAASKATATATAA, from the coding sequence ATGTTCAATTTCGATGAAGCGAACAAGAAGGGCAAGGAAGCCATGGACACGGCGCTGAAGAGCTATTCCGATGTCACCAAGGGCTTTCAGGCAATTGCTGCCGAAGCTGCTGAATACTCCAAGAAGTCTTTCCAGGATGGTGTTGCACACTTCGAAACGCTCGCCGGCGTCAAGAGCTTCGAAGCTGCCTTCGAACTGCAGAGTAGCTATGTGAAGTCTTCCTACGAAAACTTCATTGCCGAAGCCACCAAACTCGGCGAAATGTATGCCGATCTCGCCAAGACTGCCTACAAGCCTTACGAAGCGCCGGTCGCGGCTGCGACGAAGGCCGCCAGCAAGGCAACGGCAACGGCGACTGCCGCTTAA
- the clpS gene encoding ATP-dependent Clp protease adapter ClpS: MIAEPIRMQNDSERNGDNGNRGTSVITRTKPKTKKPNLYRVLLLNDDYTPMDFVIHILERFFQKDLESATRIMLHVHNHGVGECGIYTYEVAETKVSQVMDFARQHQHPLQCVMEKK, encoded by the coding sequence ATGATCGCTGAGCCGATCCGGATGCAAAACGATAGCGAAAGGAACGGGGACAACGGAAATCGCGGGACCTCGGTGATTACGCGCACCAAGCCCAAAACCAAGAAACCCAATCTATACCGCGTGCTGCTTCTGAATGATGACTATACGCCCATGGACTTTGTGATCCATATCCTGGAGCGTTTCTTTCAAAAGGATCTCGAAAGTGCCACCCGCATCATGCTTCATGTCCACAACCACGGCGTGGGCGAATGCGGGATATATACATATGAAGTAGCCGAAACGAAGGTGAGCCAGGTGATGGACTTTGCCCGGCAGCACCAGCATCCGCTGCAATGTGTTATGGAAAAGAAGTGA
- the clpA gene encoding ATP-dependent Clp protease ATP-binding subunit ClpA: MPTFSPSLEKALHQALTYANERHHEYATLEHLLLALVDDADAAAVMGACNVDLDALRKTLTEYVDNELSNLVTGYDEDSKPTSGFQRVIQRAVIHVQSSGREEVTGANVLVAIFAERESHAAFFLQEQEMTRYDAVNYISHGIGKRPGSSQTRTPRGAEESESESKPTSRGEQEEGNGKKQQDALKAYCVNLNEKAKNGKIDPLIGRNSEVNRTIQVLCRRSKNNPLYVGDPGVGKTAIAEGLAKRIVEGKVPEALADATIFSLDMGTLLAGTRYRGDFEERLKQVVKELEEYPGAVLFIDEIHTVIGAGATSGGAMDASNLLKPALSSGAIRCIGSTTYKEYRQFFEKDRALVRRFQKIDVNEPSIEDAIEIMKGLKPYFEEYHHLRYSNDAIKTAVELSARYISDRKLPDKAIDVIDETGAAQMLLPPSKRRKLITEKEIEATIATMARIPPKTVSKDDEMVLANLEQELRSVVYGQDTAIEALSTSIKLARAGLREPNKPIGCYVFSGPTGVGKTEVAKQLASSLGVELLRFDMSEYMERHTVSRLLGAPPGYVGFDQGGLLTDGVDQHPHSVVLLDEIEKAHPDIFNILLQVMDHGALTDHNGKKIDFRNVILIMTTNAGASEMAKAAIGFGSSKRTGEDEEALNRLFTPEFRNRLDAVIPFAPLPTTVIHKVVQKFIMQLEAQLSERNVTFDLHEDAIAWLSEKGYDDKMGARPLARVIQENIKKPLANEILFGKLKKGGVVNVTVGKKDDGSTGILLEAIADTAPIRPKPEAEVGDVPAEVEEDDGDTTVKARSRVGKAATAADSRRSAKASTSSESDESEGKSPRKGGGTVPKVPRK, encoded by the coding sequence GTGCCAACATTTTCGCCTAGTCTTGAGAAGGCGCTGCATCAGGCACTGACCTACGCGAACGAGCGGCATCACGAGTATGCCACGCTGGAACATCTGCTTTTGGCGCTGGTAGACGACGCCGATGCCGCAGCTGTCATGGGCGCGTGCAATGTTGATCTCGACGCGCTCCGTAAGACTTTGACTGAATACGTCGATAATGAACTCTCCAACCTGGTCACGGGCTATGATGAGGACTCGAAGCCGACCTCCGGCTTCCAGCGTGTCATCCAGCGCGCCGTGATCCATGTGCAATCTTCCGGCCGCGAGGAAGTGACGGGCGCCAATGTTCTCGTCGCGATTTTCGCGGAACGGGAAAGCCATGCTGCCTTCTTCCTGCAGGAGCAGGAAATGACCCGCTACGACGCGGTCAACTATATCTCTCACGGCATCGGCAAGCGCCCGGGTTCCTCCCAGACCCGCACGCCGCGCGGCGCCGAGGAAAGCGAATCCGAAAGCAAGCCGACCTCCCGCGGCGAGCAGGAGGAGGGCAATGGCAAGAAGCAGCAGGACGCGCTGAAGGCCTATTGCGTCAACCTCAACGAGAAGGCCAAGAACGGCAAGATCGATCCGTTGATCGGCCGTAACTCCGAGGTCAACCGCACCATCCAGGTGCTGTGCCGTCGCTCGAAGAACAATCCGCTCTATGTCGGCGACCCTGGTGTGGGCAAGACGGCAATTGCCGAAGGTCTTGCCAAGCGCATCGTCGAGGGCAAGGTTCCAGAAGCGCTGGCCGATGCCACGATCTTCTCGCTCGATATGGGCACGCTGCTGGCCGGCACCCGTTATCGCGGCGATTTCGAAGAGCGACTGAAGCAGGTCGTCAAGGAGCTCGAAGAGTATCCGGGCGCCGTGCTGTTCATCGACGAGATCCACACCGTCATCGGTGCAGGCGCCACCTCTGGCGGCGCCATGGATGCATCGAACCTGCTGAAGCCCGCCCTTTCCTCAGGCGCGATCCGTTGCATCGGTTCGACTACCTATAAGGAATACCGTCAATTCTTCGAGAAGGACCGGGCACTCGTCCGTCGCTTCCAGAAGATCGATGTCAACGAGCCGAGCATCGAGGATGCCATCGAAATCATGAAGGGCCTGAAGCCCTATTTCGAAGAGTATCACCACCTGCGCTACTCGAACGACGCCATCAAGACGGCTGTCGAGCTGTCGGCTCGCTATATCTCCGACCGCAAGCTGCCGGATAAGGCGATCGACGTGATCGACGAGACGGGTGCCGCCCAGATGCTGCTGCCGCCGTCCAAGCGCCGCAAGCTTATTACCGAAAAGGAGATCGAAGCAACGATTGCGACTATGGCCCGCATTCCGCCGAAGACGGTCTCCAAGGATGACGAGATGGTTCTCGCCAATCTCGAACAGGAACTGCGTTCGGTCGTCTACGGTCAGGACACCGCGATCGAAGCATTGTCGACCTCGATCAAGCTGGCACGCGCCGGCCTGCGCGAACCGAACAAGCCAATCGGCTGCTACGTCTTCTCCGGCCCTACCGGTGTCGGCAAGACCGAAGTCGCCAAGCAGCTTGCCTCGTCGCTCGGCGTTGAACTGCTGCGCTTCGACATGTCGGAATATATGGAGCGCCACACGGTTTCCCGTCTGCTCGGCGCACCTCCCGGCTATGTCGGCTTCGATCAGGGCGGCCTCCTGACCGATGGCGTCGATCAGCATCCGCACAGTGTGGTTCTGCTCGACGAAATTGAGAAGGCGCATCCGGATATCTTCAATATCCTGTTGCAGGTCATGGACCATGGCGCATTGACCGACCACAACGGCAAGAAGATCGACTTCCGCAACGTCATCCTGATCATGACGACCAACGCGGGCGCCTCGGAAATGGCCAAGGCCGCGATCGGCTTCGGCTCGTCCAAGCGTACGGGCGAGGATGAAGAGGCGCTCAACCGCCTGTTCACCCCGGAGTTCCGCAACCGTCTGGATGCTGTCATTCCCTTCGCGCCGCTGCCGACGACCGTCATCCACAAGGTCGTGCAGAAGTTCATCATGCAGCTGGAAGCGCAGCTTTCCGAACGGAACGTTACCTTCGACCTGCACGAGGACGCCATCGCATGGCTGTCCGAGAAGGGCTACGACGACAAGATGGGCGCCCGTCCGCTGGCGCGCGTCATCCAGGAAAACATCAAGAAGCCGCTGGCCAACGAAATCCTCTTCGGCAAGCTGAAGAAGGGCGGCGTCGTCAACGTCACCGTCGGCAAGAAGGATGACGGCTCGACCGGCATCCTGCTCGAGGCGATCGCCGACACCGCTCCGATCCGGCCGAAGCCGGAAGCCGAAGTGGGCGATGTGCCGGCCGAAGTGGAAGAGGATGACGGCGATACCACCGTCAAGGCCAGAAGCCGCGTCGGCAAAGCTGCAACGGCAGCCGACAGCCGCCGCTCGGCCAAGGCGTCCACTTCGAGCGAAAGCGACGAGTCCGAAGGCAAGTCGCCGCGCAAGGGCGGTGGCACGGTTCCGAAGGTTCCGCGCAAGTAA
- a CDS encoding HIT family protein translates to MTSPAYDDNNIFAKILKGEIPSYRVYEDEHTVAFMDVMPQSPGHTLVVPKAPSRNIFDADPAALQQAITVVQKIAVAVREAFDADGVYIAQFNEPPAGQTVFHLHFHVIPRIEGVALKPHSGKMEDGAVLAENARKIIEALA, encoded by the coding sequence ATGACCAGCCCCGCCTATGACGACAACAATATCTTCGCGAAGATCCTGAAAGGCGAGATCCCTTCCTACCGCGTCTACGAGGATGAGCACACCGTCGCCTTCATGGACGTGATGCCGCAGTCGCCTGGCCATACGCTTGTCGTGCCGAAGGCGCCCTCGCGCAATATTTTCGATGCCGACCCGGCTGCATTGCAGCAGGCAATCACTGTGGTGCAGAAGATCGCTGTCGCCGTTCGGGAAGCCTTTGATGCCGACGGCGTCTATATCGCGCAGTTCAACGAGCCCCCCGCGGGACAAACCGTCTTCCATCTGCATTTCCACGTTATCCCGCGCATCGAGGGCGTCGCGCTGAAGCCGCATTCGGGCAAGATGGAAGATGGCGCGGTGCTGGCGGAAAACGCCCGGAAGATCATCGAAGCGCTGGCCTGA
- a CDS encoding GNAT family N-acetyltransferase has protein sequence MTDELSIRVERSFKNIAPESWSKLAGASRTGRILPYNPFVSHAFLSSLEESGSATDKTGWLGNHLLLETESGELLGAVVGYLKSHSQGEYVFDHGWADAFERAGGRYYPKLQCSIPFTPATGPRLLVAEGQDRSVLQPALAESLKEVTRQLGVSSAHITFLPEDEVSVFETDGYLHRTDQQFHFINEGYADHDAFLETLASRKRKALKKERRAAVEHGITIDWLTGSDLTEDIWDQFFAFYMDTGSRKWGRPYLTRKFYSLIGERMPDDILLVMAKREGRYVAGAINFIGGETLYGRHWGCIEDHPFLHFEVCYHQAIDFALSKGLKRVEAGAQGEHKLARGYLPVITHSAHYIGHHGLRRAVADYLKHEREQVEEMSEILTEHSPFRKGERQDI, from the coding sequence ATGACAGACGAATTATCCATTCGAGTCGAACGATCCTTCAAGAATATCGCCCCGGAGAGCTGGTCGAAGCTGGCCGGAGCGTCCAGAACCGGCAGAATCCTGCCCTACAATCCCTTTGTCTCGCACGCCTTCCTCTCATCGCTTGAGGAGTCCGGTTCCGCCACCGACAAGACCGGCTGGCTCGGCAATCACCTGCTACTGGAAACCGAAAGCGGCGAATTGCTCGGTGCCGTCGTGGGCTACCTAAAGAGCCATAGTCAGGGCGAATATGTCTTCGACCATGGCTGGGCCGATGCTTTCGAGCGTGCCGGCGGCCGCTATTATCCGAAACTGCAATGCTCTATTCCCTTCACGCCCGCCACTGGGCCGCGCCTATTGGTTGCCGAAGGGCAGGACCGAAGCGTGTTGCAGCCGGCGCTCGCCGAAAGCTTGAAGGAAGTCACCCGGCAACTCGGCGTTTCCTCGGCGCACATCACCTTCCTGCCTGAAGATGAGGTTTCTGTTTTCGAAACCGACGGTTATCTGCATCGAACCGACCAGCAGTTCCACTTCATCAACGAGGGCTATGCCGACCATGACGCCTTCCTGGAGACGCTGGCCTCACGCAAACGCAAGGCACTGAAGAAAGAGCGACGCGCGGCGGTCGAGCACGGCATCACCATCGACTGGCTGACCGGCAGCGATCTCACCGAAGACATCTGGGATCAGTTCTTCGCCTTCTACATGGATACAGGCAGCCGCAAATGGGGCCGCCCCTATCTCACCCGGAAATTCTATTCGCTGATCGGCGAGCGCATGCCCGACGACATCCTGCTTGTCATGGCGAAACGCGAAGGCCGCTACGTCGCCGGCGCGATCAACTTCATCGGCGGCGAGACGCTTTACGGCCGGCATTGGGGCTGCATCGAGGATCATCCCTTCCTGCATTTCGAGGTCTGCTATCATCAGGCGATCGATTTTGCGCTGAGCAAAGGCTTGAAGCGCGTGGAAGCCGGAGCACAGGGCGAGCACAAGCTGGCGCGCGGCTATCTTCCCGTCATCACGCATTCCGCGCATTATATCGGCCATCACGGCCTGCGGCGCGCCGTTGCCGATTACCTGAAGCATGAGCGGGAGCAGGTGGAGGAGATGAGCGAAATCCTTACCGAGCACAGCCCCTTCCGCAAGGGTGAGCGGCAGGATATCTAA
- a CDS encoding glycerophosphodiester phosphodiesterase — translation MSKLTWLTERPVAHRGYHDMNRQVWENTLSAFSRAIEAGFAIECDLHYASDGVPVVFHDDDLQRVCNLPGEVRERTSAELGLLSVGGTKDKIPTLKQLLHLCDGKVPLVLELKGREGDDDGFAESVLEVLEGYKGHVALMSFDRWLLKDLKALEAPYPVGLTAEGNEPKTFFQHDEAMHLGLDFISYFYGHLPNPFVTAQRQRGIPVITWTVRDEAARKHTFANADQMTFEGFDPRLAS, via the coding sequence ATGAGCAAGCTTACCTGGTTGACCGAGCGTCCCGTCGCTCACCGCGGCTATCATGACATGAACAGGCAAGTCTGGGAGAATACACTCTCGGCCTTCAGCCGCGCTATCGAGGCGGGTTTTGCCATCGAATGCGACCTGCACTACGCCTCGGACGGTGTTCCCGTGGTCTTCCATGACGACGATCTCCAGCGCGTCTGCAATCTGCCGGGCGAAGTGCGCGAGCGCACCTCGGCCGAGCTCGGGCTGCTGTCGGTCGGCGGTACCAAGGACAAGATCCCGACACTGAAGCAGCTTCTGCACCTCTGCGACGGCAAAGTGCCGCTGGTGCTGGAGCTGAAAGGGCGTGAAGGCGATGACGATGGCTTCGCCGAATCCGTGCTCGAAGTGCTGGAAGGCTACAAGGGGCATGTGGCGCTGATGAGCTTCGACCGCTGGCTGCTCAAGGACCTCAAGGCGCTGGAAGCGCCCTACCCTGTGGGACTGACGGCTGAAGGAAACGAGCCTAAGACGTTTTTTCAGCATGACGAAGCCATGCATCTTGGGCTAGACTTCATCTCGTACTTCTACGGCCACCTGCCGAACCCCTTTGTTACGGCGCAACGCCAGCGCGGTATTCCGGTCATCACCTGGACCGTGCGCGACGAAGCGGCCCGCAAACATACATTTGCCAATGCAGACCAGATGACCTTCGAAGGTTTTGATCCGCGCCTGGCCTCGTAA
- a CDS encoding RidA family protein → MSDAIESRLKELGIVLPQAAAPAANYVPYVISGNLLYLSGQLPMENGKIGVTGHLGKDVDVAAGSRAAELCAINILAQAKAALGGDLGRIKRLIKLNGFVASTPDFVEQHLVINGASNLLANVLGEAGKHARAAVGMAALPLNAAVEIDAILEIA, encoded by the coding sequence ATGTCCGACGCTATCGAGAGCCGCTTAAAGGAACTCGGCATCGTTCTGCCGCAGGCTGCAGCACCTGCCGCCAACTACGTTCCCTATGTCATCAGCGGCAATCTTCTCTATCTGTCGGGCCAATTGCCGATGGAAAATGGCAAGATCGGCGTGACAGGCCATCTCGGTAAGGACGTCGACGTCGCGGCGGGAAGCCGCGCGGCCGAACTTTGCGCCATCAACATTCTCGCCCAGGCGAAAGCTGCCCTCGGCGGCGATCTCGGCCGGATCAAGCGGCTGATCAAGCTCAACGGCTTCGTCGCCTCGACGCCCGATTTCGTCGAACAACACCTTGTGATCAACGGGGCCTCCAATCTTCTGGCAAACGTATTAGGCGAAGCCGGCAAGCACGCCCGCGCCGCCGTCGGCATGGCCGCCCTGCCGCTCAATGCCGCCGTTGAAATTGACGCCATTCTGGAAATTGCATAA
- a CDS encoding cell envelope integrity EipB family protein — translation MFRSSLAATVFSGLSILSLAASAAHAAGPSGLIAHRAVYDLELKDASDRSGISGMVGRMVYEFEGSDCTGFTTNFRFVTKIDTGDSTRVSDQQTTTFEDLGKRLFRFETKSYTDNQLDKDVRGAASDDQKGIKVDLTQPHNKQVQIIESRFPTEHMLDIIHNAKLGKNFFEAQVFDGSDDGDKPLIATTVVGKEQTPATDDPDAEKAGVFSKTPFWPVTVAYFNEKSAGDAIPVYRMSFKLYENGITRDLTMDYGDFVLTGKLTKLEVLSAKACQ, via the coding sequence ATGTTCCGCTCGAGTCTTGCTGCTACCGTTTTTTCGGGCCTGAGCATTCTGTCGCTGGCGGCTTCGGCAGCCCATGCGGCCGGTCCGAGCGGGCTGATCGCGCATCGCGCGGTCTATGATCTCGAACTGAAGGATGCCTCCGATCGCTCCGGCATTTCCGGCATGGTCGGCCGCATGGTGTATGAGTTCGAAGGCTCCGATTGCACCGGATTCACCACCAATTTCCGCTTCGTGACGAAGATCGACACCGGCGATTCCACCCGAGTCAGCGACCAGCAGACAACGACTTTCGAGGATCTCGGCAAGCGCCTGTTCCGCTTCGAGACCAAATCCTATACCGACAACCAGCTCGACAAGGATGTGCGCGGTGCGGCAAGCGACGACCAGAAGGGCATCAAGGTCGATCTCACCCAGCCGCACAACAAGCAGGTCCAGATCATCGAGAGCCGTTTCCCGACGGAGCATATGCTCGACATCATCCACAATGCGAAGCTCGGCAAGAATTTCTTCGAGGCACAGGTTTTTGATGGTTCGGATGACGGCGACAAGCCGCTGATCGCGACCACCGTCGTCGGCAAGGAGCAGACGCCGGCCACGGACGATCCCGATGCCGAAAAGGCTGGCGTCTTCTCCAAGACGCCTTTCTGGCCGGTAACCGTGGCTTATTTCAACGAAAAGTCCGCGGGCGATGCCATACCCGTCTACCGCATGTCCTTTAAACTCTACGAGAACGGCATCACGCGCGACCTCACCATGGATTATGGTGACTTCGTGCTGACCGGCAAGCTCACCAAGCTTGAAGTTCTCAGTGCGAAGGCATGTCAGTAG